CTGCGGTGCCGACCAGGTTTAACTGACTTATTCTCATGGTTTTTTATTTATAATTATGGTTTTACAGCTTTATTTAAAACTATTGGAACCTGCAGCAAATCATAATCATGAGTATAGATTAAGTATTTATTATGCCAGACTGGAGAAAATTTCTCCTTAAAATCCCGCAAGCTTTTAAAATGAGAAAAGAATTTGATCCTTTCATAAGCAAACTTCATAGATTTTTCCGGAAAGGTATCGGCCTGCTCTATTCCGCTCATTGTAGCGAATCCTAAATTTACTTTTGTACAGCCTTGAGTTTTCAAATAAGAAAAAAGCTCTACAAGAATAAAATCCATTACGCCGTTTGGAGCATCATTGGTTTTACGAATCAAATCATAAGTTCCCTCCCCTTCTGCATAATCTGGAATAACATTTAAAAAAGCAACGATTTTTTCTTCAGCATTTTCAACCGTAATAATAGTTTGCTGCTTGAGTTCTTCCCAATCAAACATGCCTTGTGAAAATATTATTTCACTTCTTTCTGTGCCTGCCAGCCATTCGTCACTTACTGCCTTTATTTTTTGGAGCAATCCGTCTTTTATGGGCGCAGTATGTACAACAGCTTTAAAGCCTTTCTCCTTTACCTTGTTTACGGCATTGCGCAGTGATTTTTTTGCACTGCCTTCCAGTGTAAATGATGATAAATCGACAACTCCTTCCTGGCCTATAAACAGGCTCTTTTTATGGAGTGAAGAATATATTTCTAAGTTTTCTTCCGGTACGCGATAATAAATGCTTCGCAGTCCGTTGCTGTAACAATAGCTATCAAATTCCTGTATGCACTGCTGCATTTCCGGAGCTGATTCTGCAGCTGGGTTTTCCAGAACTACTGCAAAATTATCACTGACGCGATACGCTAAAAAAGCTTTTTTACTATTGGCAATAAAAATAATTTTATCGCTGTAGGTCTTAAAGTAATCCAAAGATGAGTTTCCGTACTGATCCAGAATTTTTTTTGCTGACTCAAAATCATCTTCTACTGCTTCTTTTTTTATCGTATACGGACGAATTAAAACAAAGATTAAAAAGCCAAACGACAGAAAGCCGCAGATATTTATAGAAAGCAGAAAACGTCTGGCAAAACGATCAAGGGGAACTAAATCTGAACTTAACAAGAAATAATTCTGGATTGAATATTTTATTGACTCAAGCCAGTTAAAATCAATATTAAAGTGCTTTTTATCTAAAAAATAAAAACCTATAACTCCATATGCTAAAACGGCAGCAATGCTTATCAAAACCGTTTTTAAACCTAAGCTCCGCAGGTGTGAATTACTTTTTATATAATACTCTTTTCTGGTAGCAATTAAGCTTATCAGAACTATTATTGCAATTATGGCTTCTTCATAATCAATCGCTTTTGCAAGATGTCCAACAATAGAAATAACAGTTAAAAATACAGCAGACCACCAGGCATTTCGCAATCCCTTGAGCATAAATGCTGCATTGGCCAGCATAAACAAACCGGCAGTGATAACAAAATAATTTGAAGCTTTAATTGCAGATATAGGAATTATGTTTTCTAAAGTATGCAGACGCTCTGAAATTGCCGGGGTTAAGACAGATATTATATTTATTAGTCCTAAAGCAAAAAGCAGAAAAGAAGGAATTATGCGCATTAATAATTTATTTGCACCGAATAAAAAAAGTGATGCTCCAAGAAGCAGCGGAATCCAGAATTCGAAAAAGCGGTAAAGAAAAGTAATGGCAATAGCGTTCACATTTTCAAACCCAAATTGCATCAATATAAAACTCATTGAAATTTCTATCGCCCCCAGTCCTCGAAGAAAAGGAGAAACAATCAAAAATATAACCGAAATAATATAGCCCATTACAGCAGCAGATAACGATGGGGCAAAACCCAAAGCAATCATTGCAATATACAGATGAGCAATTCCGACAAACTCAACAAGAACAGAATAAAAGACGATCTGCCAGAACTTTTTTTTATCTATTCTGTTGTTTCTGAAATCATCCATAAATACCTCAGCAGATGGAGAAAATTTTAAAATGATGCGATATACAGAGCCTTTGTTTAAAATGGATTTATAAATATAGAAAATAAAAATACTCAACATTGCAATGGCACTAAATGCATACCATTCTCCCGATCCTGCTGTTCCTTTAAATAGGGAATAAATTAAGGCTGGCACCCCTACAATAACCACAGAAAGTATTCCGACAAAACCGTATAATATGGAAGCAAAATGAATCTGCGTTGGTTTTACACCATTCTTTTCAAGAGGTTTTGTAAAAAATGCTAAAGAAGAGATTCCCCCTGCCGGAAGAAATACGCTCACGAAGTTGCGTTTCAGAAATAAAATAACTGCTTGTTTAAATGATATTTTACTCTTAACAGCCTGAAAAGAAGCAAAATACATCATCGCCTGCAGTAAAATATAAATAACAGCAAGCGCAATCCCGAACAGCACCCAAAAAATGCCAGCATCTGCAATCACATTTTTTACCTGTTCTAACTCTGACCGTTCATGTTTGATAAACCAGATTCCAATTCCAATAAAAAAAATAGTCAATATAAACTGTCTGATAATTTTATCATTTTCACGTAAAAAAGAAATCCCTTTTCTCTCTTTAAAAAAACTAAAAAATGTATTGGAAATGTTTAATGCTTTCATATTGATTATAGAAGATAATATACTTATTGAAATCAAGCTGCAGATATATAAATGTACAATAATTATCTATTAATTAAAGCTTTGCTTCACTATTTAATAGGCCATCGAGACATATTTGCTAAAACAGAAAAACAACAATTAGCAGAAGAAAACTTTTTTCTTACTGATCTTATTAAAAAAATTACTCAAAATGCAAAGCTTCGATCGGATCCAGCTTAGATGCTTTTAAAGCTGGATAATATCCGAAGAAAATACCTGTTATCGCACAAACCAAAAAGGAAAATATAACCGAAGATTCTGAAATTAAGGTAGGCCAGTGCAAAAAGAACTGAATCAGCTCAGAAGCTGCTATTCCCAAAACAATCCCAATTAATCCTCCGGTTAGACTGATTAATATGGCTTCGACCAAAAATTGCATCAAAATATCCCTGCCGTTTGCACCAATAGACATACGCAATCCGATCTCTTTGGTTCTTTCTGTAACCGAAACGTACATGATATTCATAATCCCAATTCCGCCAATTAACAGCGAAATACCTGAAATTGCAGTTAGCAACACCGTCAATAACTGACTGGTAGAACTAAAGGTATTGATCAATTCGGCTTGGGTTCTTACAGAAAAGTCGTCTTCATCTTTGGCTTTCAATCGATGTGCCGTGCGCATAATCTGTTCAATTTCATCTGTTGCCAGCTGCGTTTGGCTTTCATTAACAGTTGACGCATAAATGTTTTGCAGATAAATCGAGTTTGTGATTCTTTTTTGTACCGTGCTGTAAGGAGCGATAATAATATCATCCTGATCTTGTCCAAACGCATTTTCTCCTTTTGATTCTAAGATGCCAATAATACGAAACGGAATTTTATTAAATCGAATGATCTGCCCTATTGGATTTACGCCATACGGAAAAATATTATCTACCACTGTCTGACCAATTAAACACACTTTATTTGCCGTATGCACATCTGATTCCCTAAAAGCAATCCCTTCTTTTAGGGGCCAATCCCTGATTTTGAGATAATCCACACTTACTCCCTGCATACTTGTGGGCCAGTTCAGCGCACCGTTAATTGCCTGCCCTTTGCTGGAAACAGCGGGAGAAATAGCGTTAAGATAGTTTGATTCTTTTTTTAGCGCTTCTACATCACTAAGTGTGAGTGTTTGCACACTCGAAATATCAAGACGTGCCCCGGCAGTAACGTTGCTGTTTGGCCGGATGGTAATCATATTCGATCCCATACTTGATAATTGGTCCTGAATGCTTTTTTTAGAACCCTGTCCAATAGCAACCATTGCAATTACAGAAGCCACCCCAATGATAATCCCGAGCATGGTTAATAATGCACGAAGTTTATTGCGGCGCAAAGCCTTTAAAGCAATTAGAAAAAGATTAGCTATTTTCATATTTATAATCTTCATCTACATGAAAATCTGCCAGCATTTGTTTGGCCGATTTTATGTTTTGGTTATTAAAATCCTTCATAATTCTTCCGTCCCTGAGCGTGACCGTCCTGTTGCTGAAAGCTGCGATATCAGGCTCATGGGTAACAAAAATGATTGTTTTTTCCTGTGCATTCAACTCTTGTATTAAAGCCATTATTTCGTATGATGTTCTGGTATCGAGGTTTCCTGTTGCTTCGTCAGCAAGAATCATAACAGGATCGTTTACCAAAGCTCTTGCAATGGCCACACGCTGCTGCTGTCCGCCGGAAAGCTGATTGGGAAAGTGATCAAGACGATCGGCTAGTTTTACGGCTTCCAGGGCATGAATAGCTCTTTCCCTCCTCTCTTTTGTTGAAACTTTGGAATTGTACAATAAAGGGAGTTCGACGTTTTCTATTGCCGATGTTCGTGCCAGAAGATTATACGATTGAAAAATAAAACCGATCTTGTTATTTCTCAGTGCTGCCAATTCATTTTTAGACAATGATTTGACATTCACTCCATCTAAAAAATAATTCCCGTCTGATGGCTTATCCAAACATCCCAAAATATTAAGTAAGGTTGTTTTTCCCGAGCCGCTGCTTCCCATAATAGTCAGAAATTCGCCTTCCATAACATCAAAAGAAATTCCTTTTAAGGCTCTGACAGTTTCAGATCCCATGGTAAACTCTCTTTTCAGGTCTTGTATTTCAAGAATCTTTTTTGCCATTATAATTTATTTTGTGTTTCAGAATACTATTATCTTTTTCCGCCACCGCCGCCTCCACGTTTTGGCATAAATGGACTTGAATCTGAAGCTTTTGTTCCTTTATTTTGTTTGGATGCATTAACTCCTGTAATAATTTCATCTTGTTCGGTGATTCCTTTTATGATCTGCACATTAATATCATCATCCAATCCTATTCTAATATGTTTTGGAATAATTGAATCTCCTGCTCTTTTCCATACAATAGCCTTTTTATGATCTATGGTGTCCGGAGCTTTGACATTAGATTGTGTGCTGCTTGCGTATTTGCCTCCATTGCCTTTATGCTCTCCTTTATATTTTGCTAAAGACAATTTCCTGATCTTAAACTGCTTTGCTAAGGCAGAATCCGGCTGAAACGCAATTGCTTTAGCAGAAATAAGTAAAGTGTTTTTTACTTCGTTGGTATAAATAATAATATTGGCCGTCATTCCGGGCTTGAGCTTTAAATCATCATTTGGTGCGTTGATAATGGTAGTGTAAGTTACTACGTTTGAAGAAATTGTAGGCTGTAAACGCACTTCGATCACGGTTCCTTTAAAAACATCATCCGGAAATGCATCCACGGTAAAAGTCGCACTTTCTCCTACTTTTACATTCCCAACATCAGCTTCGTCAACAGAAGCCTGAACCTGCATCTTGGTTAGATCTTTGGCAATGCTAAATAATGTTGGCGTGTTTAAACTCGCAGCTACAGTTTGCCCTTCGCTCACTTTTCGCGATAAAACGGTTCCGTCGATGGGCGAAAAAATATTGGTAAAAGAAAGGCTCTTTTGTACTGATTTTAATTGCGCTGCAACGCTGTTTACGTTATCTCTAGCCACCTGAAACAGATTTCTTGCCGTTTCAAAATCGGCTCTGCTGATTCCTCCTGCCTTGTATAATTCGCTTTGTCTGTTAAAATTAGATTCCTGATAGCTCAGATTGTTTTTTGCCAATTGCAGATTGGCTGTAATCTGCTCTACTTGTGCCAGTAATAGCGATTGATCGATTTGAGCCAGCAATTGTCCTTTTTTTACCACCGAATTGAAATCGACAAATACTTTTTGTATCGTACCGGAAACTTGTGTTCCCACTGCAACTGTATCTACAGGCTGAATTTTTCCGGTTGCGGTTACACTGGTTGCAATATCTCCATAATGCGGTTTTTCAGTAATCAATTCTACTTTATTGCCGTCTTTACGAAAAATAAAATATCCTATACCTCCTATAAGCAATAATCCAATGATGATAATGATGATTAATTTATTTCTTTTCATTTTGCTCTATTTATAGTTTGATTGGATCTCCTTTATAGAAATCGTATATTTTTAAACTCACTACGGCATTGTATTTCGATTGAATGAAATTTTGGAATGCCTGAATGTATAAATTCTTTTCCAGCAGATAATCTACAGTACTAATTCCGCCAAGCCTTAATTGCTCATTGGCAATACGGTAATTTTCGGTGTTGGCATCTAATTGCTCTTCGGCAGCTGTAAACTGAGATTGTGCGTTGAGCACATTAATATAAGCCTGCTCTACCTTTTGAGAAAGTATGGTTTCTGTATTGGTAAGATCCAGCTTAGACTGATCAATTGCGATTTTTGATTTTTCGACACCAGTTTTCGCTATTCGGTTATTGAATACCGGAATAGTCAGGGAAAGCCCCACACGCTGATAAAAGTTATTGTCTATTTGTGCAGGATATGGCGTGTTTTGGTTATCAGAATATCCTGACGCCAGAGTTCCGCTTGCGCCAAGTGTAGGCAAAAAACCTGCTTTAGCTTTTCGCAATTCCAGATCAGCAGCTTCTTTTTCTAATTGGCTGCTTTTTATTTCAGGTCTCTGTTCCAAAGCTATTTTCTGGACATCTTCTAAATTTAGTACCGGGAAAGCAGCTTCTAAAGTTTCAGGTTTTTGAATAGTCAAATCATATCCGGACGGAAGCTGCAATAACTGTTTTAAGGTCAAAACATTCTGGCGCTCTGTATTTTGAGATGCAATTAAATTGTAATTGTCTGTAGCGGCCTGCGCTTTTAATAAAACAAAATCTTTTTTGGCAATACTTCCGGCACTGTATTTTAATTCTCCTAATTTGAGCTGTGCCTTAGAAGTTTCTAAAATCTCACTCAGGTAAATGCTGTTTTCTTGAGCCAAAAGAATGGTTAAGTACGATTGCGTAATCAATACGGTGACATCATTCTCTGCTGCCTCGGCATTAAACTGAGCAGATTTAATTAATAATTCTTTTTGCTTTATATCATTATTCAAATACCCGCCATTGTACAAAACCACCGATGAATTTAAAGCATAATTGCCCGCAAAACTGGCTTGTGTCTGAAAACCGCCCACCACTACATCTGCATTTTTGGCATTAGTAAAGGTTTGCGAGGCATTCCCTAAAAGATTGGGAAGTTTTGCCGCTTTAGACAGCAATAAGTCCTGCTCTGTAGATTTTGCCGTTAATCGTAAAGTATTAATTTGAATGTTTTGCTGTTTAGCATAAGCAATACATTGCTCAAGACTCCATACTTCTGGCAGCTTATTTTGTTCGGTTGTCTGTGCAGAAATCCGGGCCGACTGAACAATCAAAATTGCCATTAAAGTATTTATCATAAATGGCCTCATACCTAAATTTAATTTAAATTAAAAAATAAATTGCAACCTAAGCATTAGATAATAAAAGATGATCTAAGCATATTTCGGATTTGATTTAAAGGAGGTATTTGGTAAATTATTCGCATTATATGGTAGAGAAAACGAATAACCATATCAAATATAGTGATTATTTTAACACTTTTACCGAAGCAAATCCTATTTTAATCTTAAATAAAAGATAAAATTATTTTATGAAAAAACTGATTATCCGGAAGCTTGTGAAAACCTGCGGTGCCTGTATGTTTTGATCATCCACACGATGTGTTGCGATGGCCATTTCTGGAGAATCTGTCAGGAGATTCGTCAATAAAATTTGTTTGGGCAATAAGGCAAAAACGCAAGAAATAACGAAGCTCCTGTCATACTAAACATATTCCCGAAATTGGCGGTTGTTGCCATAAAAAGATATTTCTTGGTATGGGTAAAGGTTTTTAGTCCTTCAATAATACCATTTGTCAATACATCCAGATCTTGCCTTACCAATACAATATCTGCGGCTTCTTTGGCGACATCCAAAGCGGTATTTACAGATGAATATTCGTTTGAAGCTTCCATTGCTGCTTTTGCTGCAGCTAATTTCACCGAACTTTAAAAAAAGAAATTAAAAGGGAGTATATTCTTAATGCTCATATACCAAAGCCAATTTTGAAATCCATACTGCAGAGATGCTCAGTCTTGAAAGCCAAAATGATATTGATAATGTGATTGCTGAAATATAGAAAATCAAAGCATATAATCCTGTTTGTTTTTTAGAAGCTAGGAGATTCCTAATCCGAAAACGTTTTGTGGAATCGGATATAAAAACCGTTGAAATTCCAGGGTTGCATCAGTATAACACAATTATGCTTAAGCTGCTGAAAGTATTTTTAAAAGAAATCAAGTAAACTTAGAAGCTTATTTTATTTAATATGTAATTATTTGTTAATAAAGTTTTTTTAGTATATTTATAATGTAATAAATAAAGAATTAAGCTATGCAAAAACAGTACTTTCTTTTATTTGTTTTATTGACGGTGACTTCAGTCAATGGAATTTCACAAACCAGTTACAACCTTCAAAAATCTCTCCAAACAGCCAGAAAAAACAATCTCGTCCTTAAAGGCCAGTATTATGACATAGATATTGCCCAGAGCGATATTGTCACAGCAAAATTAAGACCCAATCTAGTTTTAGGATTTAATTATATTAGCATAGCTGGAGAGAAAAATTATGCACCTAATACAGGTTTTCTTAATAGTGCGAATACTCAGACGAATTTACAATTAGGAAAAGTTTTTCAGCTAGCTGGAACACGCAAGAATAAAATTGATTTTGCAAGTCAGAATTCGGTTTTGACGCAAAAAAACTATAATGAAATAGAACGTAATCTTTTTCAGGATGTAGGTTTGAAATGGGTTGATGTCTGGGCTGCGCAAAAACAATTAGAAATAATAAAAAAAGCCAGCAGTAATCTAGATAGCTTGGTAATTATAAACAAAGTACGTTTAAAAAATCAAGTAATTACAGAAACAGATTTAAACCGCACCACCCTGCTGGCAAATCAATATGCATTAGAAATAAAAAAAGCAGAACAGAATTTAAAAAACGAATTACTCAGCCTTAAATATTTACTGGGCACTAACGACGAAATGAATATTGATTCTAGTGATGATTTTGCTTTTGTTTTGCCTTCTAATTTAGAAATTTTTTTACAGGAAGCCTTAGATAAACGAACAGATGTTTTGGCTTCTAAATCAATCTTAGATGTTGCTAATACTAATATTAACCTTCAAAAATCTTTAGCTTATCCACAGCCTGAGTTAGGATTAATTTATAATCCGCAAAACACAATTCCATATGTTGGTTTGTATGGAACAATTGAACTTCCTTTTTTTTCTCGAAATCAGGGCGAAATAAAAAAATCAACCTATCTAAAACAACAGGCTGAGCAAAATCTGGAAGCTACACAGGGTTTAATTCGGACAGAAATAACCAATGCATTTAATGCTTATCAGACGCAGAAAAGTAATCTTGAAAATTTTGGCGGACTGCTGACAAGATCAGAAAACATTTTAAAAAGCGTAAAATACTCTTATTTAAGAGGCGGAACTACTATTATTGATTTTCTGGAAGCGCAGCGCAGCTGGCTCGATA
The Flavobacterium humidisoli DNA segment above includes these coding regions:
- the mprF gene encoding bifunctional lysylphosphatidylglycerol flippase/synthetase MprF; translated protein: MKALNISNTFFSFFKERKGISFLRENDKIIRQFILTIFFIGIGIWFIKHERSELEQVKNVIADAGIFWVLFGIALAVIYILLQAMMYFASFQAVKSKISFKQAVILFLKRNFVSVFLPAGGISSLAFFTKPLEKNGVKPTQIHFASILYGFVGILSVVIVGVPALIYSLFKGTAGSGEWYAFSAIAMLSIFIFYIYKSILNKGSVYRIILKFSPSAEVFMDDFRNNRIDKKKFWQIVFYSVLVEFVGIAHLYIAMIALGFAPSLSAAVMGYIISVIFLIVSPFLRGLGAIEISMSFILMQFGFENVNAIAITFLYRFFEFWIPLLLGASLFLFGANKLLMRIIPSFLLFALGLINIISVLTPAISERLHTLENIIPISAIKASNYFVITAGLFMLANAAFMLKGLRNAWWSAVFLTVISIVGHLAKAIDYEEAIIAIIVLISLIATRKEYYIKSNSHLRSLGLKTVLISIAAVLAYGVIGFYFLDKKHFNIDFNWLESIKYSIQNYFLLSSDLVPLDRFARRFLLSINICGFLSFGFLIFVLIRPYTIKKEAVEDDFESAKKILDQYGNSSLDYFKTYSDKIIFIANSKKAFLAYRVSDNFAVVLENPAAESAPEMQQCIQEFDSYCYSNGLRSIYYRVPEENLEIYSSLHKKSLFIGQEGVVDLSSFTLEGSAKKSLRNAVNKVKEKGFKAVVHTAPIKDGLLQKIKAVSDEWLAGTERSEIIFSQGMFDWEELKQQTIITVENAEEKIVAFLNVIPDYAEGEGTYDLIRKTNDAPNGVMDFILVELFSYLKTQGCTKVNLGFATMSGIEQADTFPEKSMKFAYERIKFFSHFKSLRDFKEKFSPVWHNKYLIYTHDYDLLQVPIVLNKAVKP
- a CDS encoding ABC transporter permease, which produces MKIANLFLIALKALRRNKLRALLTMLGIIIGVASVIAMVAIGQGSKKSIQDQLSSMGSNMITIRPNSNVTAGARLDISSVQTLTLSDVEALKKESNYLNAISPAVSSKGQAINGALNWPTSMQGVSVDYLKIRDWPLKEGIAFRESDVHTANKVCLIGQTVVDNIFPYGVNPIGQIIRFNKIPFRIIGILESKGENAFGQDQDDIIIAPYSTVQKRITNSIYLQNIYASTVNESQTQLATDEIEQIMRTAHRLKAKDEDDFSVRTQAELINTFSSTSQLLTVLLTAISGISLLIGGIGIMNIMYVSVTERTKEIGLRMSIGANGRDILMQFLVEAILISLTGGLIGIVLGIAASELIQFFLHWPTLISESSVIFSFLVCAITGIFFGYYPALKASKLDPIEALHFE
- a CDS encoding ABC transporter ATP-binding protein — protein: MAKKILEIQDLKREFTMGSETVRALKGISFDVMEGEFLTIMGSSGSGKTTLLNILGCLDKPSDGNYFLDGVNVKSLSKNELAALRNNKIGFIFQSYNLLARTSAIENVELPLLYNSKVSTKERRERAIHALEAVKLADRLDHFPNQLSGGQQQRVAIARALVNDPVMILADEATGNLDTRTSYEIMALIQELNAQEKTIIFVTHEPDIAAFSNRTVTLRDGRIMKDFNNQNIKSAKQMLADFHVDEDYKYENS
- a CDS encoding efflux RND transporter periplasmic adaptor subunit, with amino-acid sequence MKRNKLIIIIIIGLLLIGGIGYFIFRKDGNKVELITEKPHYGDIATSVTATGKIQPVDTVAVGTQVSGTIQKVFVDFNSVVKKGQLLAQIDQSLLLAQVEQITANLQLAKNNLSYQESNFNRQSELYKAGGISRADFETARNLFQVARDNVNSVAAQLKSVQKSLSFTNIFSPIDGTVLSRKVSEGQTVAASLNTPTLFSIAKDLTKMQVQASVDEADVGNVKVGESATFTVDAFPDDVFKGTVIEVRLQPTISSNVVTYTTIINAPNDDLKLKPGMTANIIIYTNEVKNTLLISAKAIAFQPDSALAKQFKIRKLSLAKYKGEHKGNGGKYASSTQSNVKAPDTIDHKKAIVWKRAGDSIIPKHIRIGLDDDINVQIIKGITEQDEIITGVNASKQNKGTKASDSSPFMPKRGGGGGGKR
- a CDS encoding TolC family protein, whose protein sequence is MRPFMINTLMAILIVQSARISAQTTEQNKLPEVWSLEQCIAYAKQQNIQINTLRLTAKSTEQDLLLSKAAKLPNLLGNASQTFTNAKNADVVVGGFQTQASFAGNYALNSSVVLYNGGYLNNDIKQKELLIKSAQFNAEAAENDVTVLITQSYLTILLAQENSIYLSEILETSKAQLKLGELKYSAGSIAKKDFVLLKAQAATDNYNLIASQNTERQNVLTLKQLLQLPSGYDLTIQKPETLEAAFPVLNLEDVQKIALEQRPEIKSSQLEKEAADLELRKAKAGFLPTLGASGTLASGYSDNQNTPYPAQIDNNFYQRVGLSLTIPVFNNRIAKTGVEKSKIAIDQSKLDLTNTETILSQKVEQAYINVLNAQSQFTAAEEQLDANTENYRIANEQLRLGGISTVDYLLEKNLYIQAFQNFIQSKYNAVVSLKIYDFYKGDPIKL
- a CDS encoding TolC family protein, which codes for MQKQYFLLFVLLTVTSVNGISQTSYNLQKSLQTARKNNLVLKGQYYDIDIAQSDIVTAKLRPNLVLGFNYISIAGEKNYAPNTGFLNSANTQTNLQLGKVFQLAGTRKNKIDFASQNSVLTQKNYNEIERNLFQDVGLKWVDVWAAQKQLEIIKKASSNLDSLVIINKVRLKNQVITETDLNRTTLLANQYALEIKKAEQNLKNELLSLKYLLGTNDEMNIDSSDDFAFVLPSNLEIFLQEALDKRTDVLASKSILDVANTNINLQKSLAYPQPELGLIYNPQNTIPYVGLYGTIELPFFSRNQGEIKKSTYLKQQAEQNLEATQGLIRTEITNAFNAYQTQKSNLENFGGLLTRSENILKSVKYSYLRGGTTIIDFLEAQRSWLDIQQQYYDSMQEYRRSYITLLYTSGLINQIAQ